In Salvelinus namaycush isolate Seneca chromosome 20, SaNama_1.0, whole genome shotgun sequence, the following proteins share a genomic window:
- the helz2a gene encoding helicase with zinc finger domain 2, which produces MTRAQSQVVVVGDAAALCYFGKSSRIWKAYIDHCISKNSADPQTLTEDYLKQEVREISRFVKGDQEDNSDSESSISEIPDIDDPILRELLDEGKDVRVTVTADGLLGITHGEPIVNPLNGLEMNTSQDSSPLYLQALIKRDPSIYKHCHLCLERFDSGYAIPLEEPSLRISIKGRKNIGRSFPGDQVVVEILDNECHPPNGKVLDVVKVENASMVFVCTIDNYDNQVMTPINNCISKIYTPFWRDKPNYIAVRKLEDLKVEKFVKINEESKRNNLFVVKVLKWREQFRYPLGVVVKVLPKVVSLDSGLEVLDMEYQLTRATSVEKDHEILKELNTDMQNRRDYQKFITFTIDPAHSKDLDDAISVRDLDQHYEIGVHIADVASLVTKDSLLDKNAQQNGTAFYPPGKEPVYMFPLCLSTKYFSLLPGCKRNAISLMVQIDKKTDRIKTSKFSLSVIKSDRKLSYEEAENIIQNSDDNGQRYDTLEGCLAKACHFSEVHRKDRKQEDWHYKSPDDDVIVGRRRSHKMVEELMVMFNHAVTELLLKDAKTFSCTPVRCQDKPNTEKLCQLKDKYSSLIPLSIHFCHCIDQIGNVDDNQRDAVSKPYPGGSNQMLATRTENKAHHGQVVQPSETFSLLTSIVRSLESAFQDKDIPRIVDLIATDDIHPQLLPLIIELRKTIHRAYVLRSNSTYLSRVGHYDLQLESYTWASSPIRRYVDVIVQRLLHSVLENKAVRYTSLEIDQSCLSFSRTSEKQKMYERKARCLSFASQLNNQSAQKVAFVIDASPAGNSLRVYFPFNRSSMPEDITIMYRDLQLTDQPEFNEHDNHVVLKWKRRVYSFTNENIHAELQQQSPHPFVTSVPTDLWKGMLSALKEENMDIVFQSLQTISSSVNDDQQVCSGLLQYTPTARTNPNPGHYIELPLRVKSGETLEVQLGTDTQRGLLVPVVQMLVVRNKFEICLEHSKDPTLCFSKYALHSSKKTYSTYQEYQKIWKPLCEMESASNAVTENDSIVLEDVPLTWKQIQKESQLGGFFQLSLEKMKQWAIEYGLKHSFLCIRMRYQNRVDLPNNGADDDQHVDLSNIPSLIWVAHGITTGVTDEDEAKNLSYVQIDFRINHMSMAKIPERVFGKDTRFTVELIPKLLPDVRKEAAVDNLTQANELVKNIALGKRTNSEPVTKELRPARFEIKLHSSKFPDLNISQTKAIKEALDNRFTLIQGPPGTGKTVVGVHLVYWFFLQNQKVPNHLRPKAAGGSSKRRCILYCGPSNKSVDVVAGQLLKLRKVLKPLRVYSEQMEMLEFPYPGSNLKLSRRSIREEKPKRELSSITLHHLIRMPENPFSNEIISFDARIRRGEDLTDKEIESYKVLLSHARNHELMRHDVILCTCTAASNPNFYKLDLKQIIIDECAMATEPEAFIPLVTHKPEQIVLLGDHKQLQPITHSDLSARLGMRKSLFERYMEKALMLDTQYRMQEGICEFPSKEFYNGILKTGATRKDSVLLAQSHHLTPILFGHVYGKEISLVVSTERGNENSKANSAEAEESVRIASLLIKHAGVAASDIAILTPYNAQVAKVNETLRMNDIQNVNVNTITKSQGSEWRYVILSTVRSCPKSEIDTEPTKAWLTKKLGFVMDPNQVNVGITRAQEGLCIIGNQELLRCSSLWKKLLVHYQQCGCVVDPAKDIQVQNPHVKTKSKNKRASKFQNRK; this is translated from the exons ATGACTAGGGCTCAATCCCAGGTTGTTGTAGTTGGAGATGCTGCTGCTCTCTGCTACTTTGGGAAAAGCTCAAGGATATGGAAAGCCTACATAGACCACTGCATCAGCAAAAACAGTGCAGATCCACAAACCCTTACAGAAGACTACTTGAAACAGGAAGTAAGAGAGATTTCAAGATTTGTCAAAGGGGATCAGGAGGACAACAGTGATAGTGAGTCATCCATATCTGAGATACCCGACATAGATGACCCAATACTGAGGGAGCTTCTTGACGAGGGTAAAGATGTACGAGTCACTGTAACAGCTGACGGCCTGTTGGGTATCACCCACGGGGAGCCAATTGTCAACCCATTAAATGGACTTGAGATGAACACAAGCCAAGACAGCTCCCCTTTGTACCTTCAGGCATTGATAAAGAGAGACCCGAGTATCTACAAACACTGTCACTTGTGTTTGGAGAGGTTTGACTCCGGCTACGCCATACCTCTTGAAGAGCCCTCCCTCCGCATTTCTATCAAAGGTAGAAAGAATATTGGTCGTTCTTTTCCTGGAGATCAGGTTGTTGTGGAGATCTTGGACAATGAGTGTCATCCCCCAAATGGGAAAGTGCTAGATGTGGTGAAGGTTGAAAATGCCTCCATGGTGTTTGTCTGTACCATTGATAACTATGACAACCAGGTGATGACACCCATCAACAACTGCATCTCCAAAATTTACACCCCATTTTGGAGGGACAAGCCAAACTACATTGCCGTGCGAAAACTGGAGGATCTGAAAGTTGAAAAGTTTGTGAAGATAAATGAGGAATCCAAAAGAAACAATCTCTTTGTTGTCAAAGTCTTGAAGTGGCGAGAGCAATTTCGATACCCTTTAGGAGTTGTCGTAAAAGTCCTTCCCAAAGTGGTATCTTTAGATAGTGGACTAGAAGTATTGGACATGGAGTATCAACTGACAAGGGCCACTTCTGTTGAGAAAGACCATGAAATTCTCAAGGAACTGAACACAGATATGCAAAATCGAAGGGATTATCAAAAATTCATAACATTTACAATTGACCCAGCACATTCCAAGGATCTTGATGATGCCATCAGTGTAAGAGATTTAGATCAACACTACGAGATTGGAGTTCACATTGCTGATGTTGCAAGCCTTGTGACCAAGGACAGCCTATTGGACAAAAATGCACAACAGAATGGAACTGCTTTTTATCCCCCTGGAAAGGAGCCTGTTTATATGTTCCCACTTTGTCTGAGCACCAAGTATTTCAGTCTACTCCCTGGATGTAAACGAAATGCCATATCATTGATGGTGCAAATTGACAAGAAAACAGACCGCATCAAGACAAGTAAGTTTAGCCTATCTGTAATAAAGTCAGATAGAAAGTTGTCATATGAGGAAGCTGAAAACATTATCCAAAACTCTGATGATAATGGCCAACGATATGACACTCTAGAGGGCTGCCTCGCCAAAGCATGTCACTTTTCTGAGGTTCACAGAAaggacaggaaacaggaagactGGCACTATAAGTCCCCTGATGATGATGTAATCGTTGGTAGAAGACGGTCTCATAAGATGGTGGAAGAGCTCATGGTTATGTTTAACCACGCTGTCACTGAACTGTTGCTCAAAGATGCAAAGACATTCAGCTGCACCCCAGTCAGATGCCAAGACAAGCCAAACACAGAGAAGCTTTGTCAACTAAAAGATAAATACAGTTCTCTGATTCCCCTGTCCATTCATTTCTGTCACTGCATTGATCAGATTGGTAACGTTGATGATAACCAGAGGGATGCGGTATCTAAACCTTACCCAGGTGGGTCCAATCAGATGCTTGCAACGAGAACAGAGAATAAAGCCCATCATGGTCAAGTTGTCCAGCCATCTGAAACGTTCTCTCTATTAACATCCATTGTGAGGAGTCTTGAGTCAGCATTTcaagacaaggatatccctagaATTGTGGACCTGATAGCAACTGATGACATTCATCCCCAGCTACTGCCTTTGATCATTGAACTCAGGAAGACAATCCATAGAGCATATGTTCTACGCTCTAACTCAACATACCTATCTAGAGTTGGCCACTATGACCTTCAGCTTGAAAGCTACACTTGGGCTTCCTCGCCCATTCGTCGGTACGTGGACGTTATTGTCCAGAGGCTCCTGCACTCAGTTCTTGAAAACAAAGCAGTCAGGTACACTTCTTTGGAAATTGACCAGTCCTGTCTGAGTTTTTCGAGAACATCTGAAAAGCAAAAAATGTATGAGAGGAAAGCTCGTTGCTTGAGTTTTGCATCGCAGCTGAACAATCAAAGTGCACAGAAGGTAGCCTTTGTCATTGATGCCTCCCCAGCTGGAAACAGTTTAAGGGTGTATTTTCCGTTTAATCGATCCTCAATGCCAGAAGATATCACTATCATGTATAGGGATCTGCAGTTGACAGACCAACCAGAGTTCAATGAGCATGACAACCATGTGGTTCTGAAATGGAAGAGAAGAGTATACTCCTTCACAAATGAGAACATCCACGCTGAACTGCAACAACAGTCACCTCATCCATTTGTGACATCAGTGCCAACAGACTTGTGGAAAGGGATGCTGTCAGCTCTGAAGGAGGAGAACATGGACATCGTGTTCCAATCCTTACAGACCATCAGCTCAAGTGTCAATGATGACCAACAGGTCTGCTCAGGTCTGCTCCAATATACACCAACGGCCAGAACCAATCCAAATCCAGGTCATTACATTGAATTGCCATTGAGGGTAAAGTCTGGTGAAACACTGGAGGTGCAACTGGGCACTGACACACAGCGGGGATTATTAGTACCTGTGGTACAGATGCTAGTTGTACGTAACAAGTTTGAGATTTGCTTGGAGCACTCAAAAGACCCAACTCTGTGTTTCTCCAAGTATGCACTCCATTCATCGAAGAAAACATACTCCACTTACCAGGAGTATCAGAAGATATGGAAACCATTGTGTGAGATGGAGTCAGCCTCCAACGCTGTAACAGAAAATGACAGCATTGTCCTTGAAGATGTGCCTCTGACATGGAAACAGATACAGAAGGAGAGTCAACTCGGTGGATTCTTCCAGTTGTCACTTGAGAAGATGAAACAGTGGGCCATTGAGTATGGTCTCAAACACAGCTTTCTGTGTATCCGCATGAGGTACCAAAATCGAGTGGATTTGCCTAACAATGGCGCTGATGATGATCAGCATGTGGACCTCAGCAATATCCCATCTCTCATTTGGGTTGCTCATGGAATAACCACTGGGGTCACTGATGAGGATGAGGCTAAAAACCTCTCCTATGTCCAGATAGACTTCCGGATTAATCACATGTCCATGGCCAAGATTCCAGAGAGGGTCTTCGGGAAAGATACAAGATTCACAGTAGAATTAATTCCAAAGCTGTTACCTGATGT GCGTAAAGAGGCTGCCGTTGACAACCTCACTCAGGCTAATGAACTTGTGAAGAACATTGCTCTTGGCAAGAGGACAAACTCTG AACCTGTAACTAAAGAGCTGAGACCTGCCAGGTTTGAGATCAAACTTCATTCCTCCAAGTTTCCTGATCTGAATATCAGTCAAACCAAAGCTATTAAAGAGGCCCTCGACAACCGATTCACTCTCATTCAGGGGCCACCAG GCACTGGGAAGACGGTGGTTGGAGTCCACCTTGTTTATTGGTTCTTTCTGCAAAACCAAAAAGTTCCAAACCACCTAAGGCCTAAAGCTGCTGGGGGGTCTTCAAAGAGGAGGTGCATTCTATATTGCGGACCCTCTAATAAATCAGTGGACGTTGTAGCTG GTCAACTTCTGAAACTCCGGAAGGTGTTGAAGCCACTTCGTGTTTACAGTGAGCAGATGGAGATGTTGGAGTTTCCCTACCCTGGCAGCAACCTGAAGCTGTCACGCAGGTCAATCAGGGAGGAGAAACCCAAGAGAGAGCTCAG TTCCATCACATTGCATCATCTTATTCGGATGCCTGAGAACCCATTCTCCAATGAAATTATTTCTTTTGATGCAAGAATTCGTAGGGGAGAGGATCTCACAGACAAGGAGATTGAGAG CTACAAAGTCCTCCTAAGTCACGCTCGGAATCATGAGTTGATGAGGCATGATGTCATTCTCTGCACGTGTACTGCGGCGTCAAATCCCAACTTCTACAAGCTGGACTTGAAACAGATTATCATTGATGAGTGTGCCATGGCAACTGAGCCTGAAGCCTTCATCCCCCTTGTGACCCATAAACCTGAACAG ATTGTTTTACTCGGTGATCACAAGCAATTGCAGCCCATCACGCACAGTGATCTTTCAGCAAGGTTGGGCATGAGGAAATCTCTGTTTGAGCGTTACATGGAAAAGGCGTTGATGCTTGATACGCAGTACAGAATG CAAGAGGGCATTTGTGAGTTTCCTTCAAAGGAGTTCTACAACGGTATTCTCAAGACTGGAGCAACTCGGAAAGACAGTGTCCTGCTCGCTCAGTCTCATCATCTGACGCCCATCCTTTTTGGACACGTTTACGGAAAAGAGATCAGTCTTGTGGTCTCCACCGAACGGGGGAATGAAAACTCAAAGGCCAACTCGGCAGAGGCTGAGGAATCG GTTCGCATCGCCTCTCTGTTGATCAAGCATGCTGGGGTGGCGGCTAGCGACATAGCTATTCTGACGCCATACAATGCCCAGGTAGCCAAGGTGAACGAAACCTTGAGAATGAACGATATCCAGAACGTCAACGTGAATACCATCACAAAGAGTCAAG GAAGTGAATGGCGTTATGTCATCTTGTCTACTGTGCGTTCTTGTCCCAAGTCGGAAATTGACACAGAGCCAACCAAAGCATGGCTCACCAAGAAGCTTGGTTTTGTCATGGACCCAAACCAAGTCAATGTGGGCATCACTCGGGCTCAGGAGGGACTATGCATTATTG GAAACCAAGAGTTGCTGAGGTGCAGTTCACTGTGGAAGAAGCTGTTGGTTCATTACCAGCAATGTGGCTGTGTGGTGGATCCTGCTAAGGACATTCAAGTTCAAAACCCACACGTCAAAACCAAATCAAAGAACAAAAGAGCCTCAAAGTTTCAAAACAGAAAATGA